Proteins from a genomic interval of Corynebacterium deserti GIMN1.010:
- a CDS encoding adenine phosphoribosyltransferase codes for MTEKAQSTFDKARIALEQKTRYVADFPEKGVLFEDLTPVLGDAEAFAAVVDAMAEAAEELKADVIGGLDARGFLLGSAVAYKLGLGVLAIRKKGKLPPPVVTQEYELEYGTAALELPSEGIDIAGKNIVLVDDVLATGGTLGAARKLIESCDGHVTGYVLAIEVAGLGGRERLGDRPVIVVRDPQ; via the coding sequence GTGACCGAAAAGGCTCAAAGCACCTTTGACAAGGCTCGCATTGCCCTGGAACAGAAGACCCGTTACGTTGCGGACTTCCCAGAAAAAGGCGTGCTGTTTGAAGATCTCACCCCAGTTTTGGGTGATGCAGAAGCCTTCGCTGCAGTGGTCGACGCTATGGCGGAAGCTGCAGAAGAACTTAAGGCAGATGTCATTGGTGGACTCGACGCCCGAGGCTTTTTGCTCGGTTCCGCCGTTGCCTACAAGCTAGGCTTGGGTGTCTTGGCGATTCGCAAGAAGGGAAAACTCCCCCCACCTGTGGTGACTCAGGAGTATGAACTTGAATATGGTACTGCTGCTCTTGAACTGCCCAGTGAGGGTATTGATATTGCTGGCAAGAACATCGTCCTCGTCGATGATGTGCTAGCAACCGGTGGCACCTTGGGTGCTGCACGTAAACTAATTGAATCGTGTGATGGACACGTCACCGGCTATGTTCTTGCCATTGAGGTCGCTGGCCTCGGTGGTCGGGAACGTCTCGGTGATCGTCCCGTCATTGTGGTCAGAGATCCGCAGTAA
- a CDS encoding ABC transporter substrate-binding protein has protein sequence MVFRKSRNLNKAAAMTAVAMLTGATVAGCGQAQEEPTSHQTSLFGYAVNSSLATTNAASLQGVATDAGLLSARVYPAVYVQGPSGQMIPNTDLASTQVLPGINRQVIYTINQDATYSDGQPVVCDDFLLAATAGQMPELFQSHVPLAAQIERVDCVSGSKIATVVFKEDLGERWRYLFDQGTLMPAHAVAAKAGLTLEDLNTALKEKDTESLIEPARIWSEGFNLDNFDPELQVSSGPYKVDSVGEFGEVKLVRNEFFSGDQATEAEVTVWPKGSDLSAIAAAGNLQISDVVAWESEPWVNRDDPLNPYDIKQEIGVLTEQLTLASAGVFYSADARQAFAACVDQNAVAAASSRISGIEVPAVAVHSVRHQNPVVYQIADITAQHLAVDINQASALAGQTIRIGYDGPDERKAAMVEAIKTSCEPAGITVVDASQEAVSLNDLSRTEVSEWGYEQYFDGTLDAVLRTVDPNREFETANSLGNDPESTRRTEEELWTEVPSIPLAAQPRVFVIDRTVGNVVVNTDLAGIGWNMDRWSRSEE, from the coding sequence ATGGTGTTTCGGAAGTCACGCAACCTGAACAAGGCAGCAGCGATGACAGCTGTCGCTATGTTGACCGGGGCAACGGTGGCAGGGTGCGGTCAAGCGCAAGAAGAGCCCACGAGTCACCAAACAAGCTTGTTTGGTTATGCCGTTAACTCCTCATTGGCCACCACTAATGCTGCCTCGCTGCAAGGTGTCGCCACAGATGCTGGATTGTTATCCGCGCGTGTGTATCCAGCTGTGTATGTTCAAGGCCCATCGGGACAAATGATCCCCAATACGGATCTGGCATCCACACAGGTGCTTCCCGGTATCAATCGACAGGTCATTTACACCATCAATCAAGACGCTACCTATTCTGATGGCCAGCCTGTGGTGTGTGATGATTTCCTGCTTGCCGCAACTGCTGGCCAGATGCCCGAGCTTTTTCAATCGCATGTGCCGTTGGCTGCACAAATTGAACGGGTAGATTGCGTGTCTGGCTCCAAGATCGCAACTGTCGTATTCAAAGAAGACCTGGGGGAGCGGTGGCGTTATCTTTTCGATCAGGGAACTCTCATGCCCGCACACGCGGTCGCAGCCAAGGCGGGCTTAACGCTAGAAGATCTCAATACGGCGCTTAAAGAAAAGGACACCGAGTCTCTCATTGAGCCCGCTCGCATCTGGAGTGAAGGCTTCAATTTGGATAATTTCGATCCAGAGCTCCAAGTATCGTCCGGTCCGTACAAGGTAGATTCTGTCGGTGAATTTGGTGAAGTAAAGCTCGTTCGCAACGAGTTTTTTAGCGGTGACCAAGCAACAGAAGCGGAAGTCACCGTGTGGCCCAAAGGGTCAGATCTCAGCGCCATTGCAGCAGCTGGAAACTTGCAGATCTCGGATGTTGTGGCCTGGGAAAGTGAACCTTGGGTCAATCGTGATGATCCTCTTAACCCCTATGACATCAAGCAAGAAATTGGTGTGCTCACAGAGCAACTGACCCTTGCTAGCGCTGGTGTATTCTACTCAGCAGATGCGCGCCAAGCGTTTGCTGCGTGTGTTGATCAAAATGCCGTTGCAGCGGCATCCTCGCGGATCTCTGGAATCGAAGTCCCTGCGGTTGCAGTGCACTCAGTTCGACATCAAAACCCCGTTGTCTACCAGATCGCTGACATCACCGCGCAACACCTCGCGGTGGATATTAATCAGGCTTCCGCACTTGCTGGCCAAACCATTCGGATCGGCTATGACGGTCCCGACGAGCGTAAAGCTGCAATGGTGGAAGCAATCAAGACTAGCTGCGAACCCGCCGGCATCACCGTGGTAGACGCGTCCCAAGAAGCCGTGAGCCTCAACGATCTTAGTCGCACAGAAGTCAGCGAATGGGGATATGAGCAATACTTTGACGGCACTCTCGACGCTGTGTTGCGCACCGTTGATCCCAACCGAGAGTTCGAAACGGCCAACTCATTGGGTAACGATCCAGAATCAACACGCCGAACTGAAGAGGAACTATGGACTGAGGTACCATCAATTCCGCTCGCAGCGCAGCCCCGAGTGTTTGTGATAGATCGCACAGTCGGTAACGTTGTTGTTAATACAGACCTAGCCGGTATCGGTTGGAACATGGACCGCTGGTCCAGAAGTGAGGAATAG
- the secF gene encoding protein translocase subunit SecF, whose product MSDSTATHTTKPVKNTGWFNSLYTGDGGIDFIGKTKLWYWITGILLIISVLFIAIRGFSLSIDFEGGTKMNMPAADYSVEAVEETFTEATGITPEIVQIVGSGDARTLEIHSERLSDEDIEKARLAIYEEYQPLNSEGQPSPDAIGNSTVSESWGSTITQRMVLALVAFLVIAAIYIAFRLEREMAIAAMAALIVDGIVIAGIYAVIGLEVSPATVIGLLTVLTFSIYDTVVVFDKVRENTEGYEGSRRRTYAEQANLAVNQTFMRSISTTIISALPIIALMVVAVWMMGVGTLKDLALIQLIGVIEGTFSSVFLATPLLVSLKNRLSKTKAHTASVMELREGKTTLDDAAPQSGTDAAGGGVGGFSGEEAAGQTTTVTNGSPKKRTVSKPVVDDHRSSGTWRPGRS is encoded by the coding sequence ATGAGTGATTCAACAGCTACCCATACAACCAAGCCGGTGAAAAACACCGGCTGGTTCAACAGTCTTTACACCGGTGACGGCGGAATCGACTTCATCGGCAAGACCAAGCTCTGGTACTGGATTACCGGGATCTTGCTGATCATCTCTGTTTTGTTCATCGCCATCCGTGGTTTCTCCCTCAGCATTGACTTTGAGGGTGGCACTAAGATGAACATGCCAGCAGCCGATTACTCGGTTGAGGCAGTGGAGGAGACCTTCACAGAAGCCACCGGAATCACACCAGAAATCGTGCAGATTGTTGGCTCTGGCGATGCCCGCACTCTGGAGATTCACTCCGAGCGTTTAAGCGATGAGGATATCGAAAAAGCCCGACTGGCAATTTACGAGGAGTATCAGCCTCTTAACTCTGAAGGCCAGCCAAGCCCTGATGCGATTGGTAATTCCACTGTATCCGAGTCCTGGGGTTCCACCATCACTCAGCGCATGGTTTTGGCACTCGTTGCGTTCCTCGTGATCGCCGCGATCTACATTGCCTTCCGTCTTGAGCGCGAAATGGCGATCGCCGCCATGGCCGCCTTAATCGTTGACGGCATCGTCATCGCAGGTATCTACGCTGTAATCGGTCTTGAGGTTTCCCCAGCGACCGTCATCGGTTTGCTTACTGTGTTGACCTTCTCCATCTACGACACCGTGGTGGTCTTCGACAAAGTCCGCGAAAACACCGAAGGCTACGAAGGCAGCCGGCGAAGAACATACGCGGAGCAAGCCAACCTGGCTGTTAACCAAACCTTCATGCGTTCGATCTCCACGACAATTATCTCCGCACTGCCGATCATCGCCTTGATGGTTGTGGCCGTCTGGATGATGGGTGTGGGCACGCTCAAGGATCTCGCGTTGATCCAGCTCATCGGCGTTATCGAAGGCACCTTCTCCTCCGTATTCTTGGCAACACCACTGCTGGTTAGCCTGAAAAATCGCCTGAGCAAAACCAAGGCGCACACAGCGTCTGTCATGGAACTGCGCGAGGGCAAGACCACGCTTGACGACGCCGCCCCACAGTCCGGTACCGACGCTGCGGGCGGTGGGGTCGGTGGTTTCAGTGGCGAGGAGGCTGCTGGGCAAACCACCACTGTTACTAATGGATCTCCAAAGAAGCGGACGGTGTCCAAGCCGGTCGTAGATGATCATCGTTCAAGCGGAACCTGGCGACCAGGACGAAGCTAA